DNA from Macadamia integrifolia cultivar HAES 741 unplaced genomic scaffold, SCU_Mint_v3 scaffold904, whole genome shotgun sequence:
GGTCGTCTCGAGCTCGAGCTCGCCGAGGTTGAGATGCCTGGTTTGATGTCTTGCAGATCTGAGTTCGGTCCTGCACAACCCTTTAAAGGAGCTAGAATCACTGGCTCCCTTCACATGACCATTCAAACCGCCGTTCTCATTGAAACCCTAACTGCTTTGGGTGCCGAGGTCCGTTGGTGCTCTTGCAATATCTTCTCCACCCAAGACCACGCCGCCGCTGCAATCGCCCGAGACAGTGCTGCGGTATTCGCCTGGAAGGGGGAGACCCTTGAGGAGTACTGGTGGTGTACTGAGAGGGCTCTTGATTGGGGTGCTGGTGGTGGTCCGGATCTGAttgttgatgatggtggtgatgccACGTTGTTGATTCATGAGGGTGTGAAGGCTGAGGACGAGTTTGAGAAGACTGGGAAGTTGCCTGATCCGGCTTCGACTGATAACGCTGAGTTTCAGATCGTGCTTAGGATTATTAGGGATGGGTTGGCGACGGATCCGAAGAAGTATAATAAGATGAAGCAGAGATTGGTTGGTGTCTCTGAGGAGACTACCACTGGTGTGAAGAGGCTTTACCAGATGCAGGCTAATGGGACATTGCTCTTCCCTGCCATCAATGTCAACGACTCTGTTACCAAGAGCAAGGTATATATTTTTGTCTTCTTAAATCTCTTTATTCattaatttattaatatattttacgATTGAGATGTACAGTGTTTTGCTTGAGATCTAGGGTTTATCTACAGTGTCTTGCTTCAGATCTAGGGTTTATGATGCTCTGTTCTGTTTTCTCTTGAAATCTTTGATTGTGTGATGCTGGTCATTGTAATGAATGCAGTCCTGCATCAGGATAGGCTTGTGAAATACGATATAGCTTACTGAATCTGATTCCGATTTCATTTAAATGCTGTTTGTGTCAATTGCCTTACCTTCTCAGAAAAATTGTATGTCGTTGTATTTATGGATTGCTTGATTTGAAGTGCTTGTTTTCCTTTCGCAGCTGCCTGCttattcatttaaatatattcAGGAAATAGACGAAACGTATTACAAtctgtttcaattttttttgataattcaATTCAATAACTGCTCTTTTACTAGAACTCTATATCTCTGGGGACATGTTTCAGATCTAGGTTTCACATTGCTGTCTATATCTAAAATTTAGCTATTTTGGAAACTCTATTTTTGGGATTTGTTTTTGAAAACTGTATTTTGTTTTTCGCATCCAGATATGTAGGCTTTGATTTTTGTTGGAGTTTCACAGTTTTGGCTTTTAATaacctcttttcttctccttcatgttCATTTTGGAAATGTGATTACTGGTCTTGCTCCCGAGGTGATTTTCACGTTGTATTTATTCTTGTTTCTGAATTTTCTTGattgctgaaaaaaaaaaagattcattaAATCGATAAATAGTTTAGCTCAGTTCTCCAAGATCAATCAATCTATGGGAATGATTTCCAAGATCTAGCTGACTCTGTTATGAGCTTAATTTAGTTCATGCTCGTCTACATGTAGGTCTGACTGCCAATCTGTTTCTTCTTTTGGCCTTCATCTCTAATTAAAAAGTGATATTTTTTACTGTTCATGCTTCAACTTTGATTATTTCTGAAGCAAATATTTGAGCTTTCAGTCCTAATGTTGCTTTTCATCTTCCTGCGAAACAGTTCGACAACCTCTATGGATGCCGCCACTCTCTCCCTGATGGTTTGATGAGAGCTACTGATGTTATGATTGCTGGAAAGGTCGCTGTTGTGGCTGGGTATGGAGATGTTGGCAAGGGCTGTGCTGCTGCCCTCAAGCAGGCTGGTGCCCGTGTCATTGTGACTGAGATTGACCCCATCTGTGCCCTCCAGGCTTTGATGGAAGGTATCATGGTCCAGACCCTTGAAGatgtggtctctgaagctgaCATCTTCGTTACCACCACTGGTAACAAGGACATCATTATGGTGGACGacatgaggaagatgaagaacaatgCCATCGTCTGCAACATTGGTCACTTTGACAATGAGATCGACATGCATGGTCTGGAAACATTCCCTGGTGTGAAGAGGATCACAATCAAGCCCCAGACAGATAGGTGGGTCTTCCCTGACACCAATTCGGGCATCATTGTCTTGGCTGAAGGGCGATTGATGAACCTTGGATGTGCCACTGGCCACCCCAGCTTTGTGATGTCTTGCTCGTTCACAAACCAGGTGATTGCTCAGCTTGAGCTCTGGAATGAGAAGAGCTCCGGCAAGTACGAGAAGAAGGTGTACGTTCTACCCAAGcaccttgatgagaaggttgcTGCACTTCACCTTGGGAAACTTGGGGCTAAGCTCACCAAGCTTACTCCCGATCAGGCTGACTACATTAGCGTTCCCGTTGAGGGTCCATACAAGCCTCCTCATTACAGGTACTGAgacaaggaaagagaagagaagatccAAACCTTTGattgttttgtatttttctttctttaaatatTTCTAGTTTGTTATGTTAGTATTGTGTTGGCTTGGGGGTTGTACTGTGGGGGCGGGGGGATGTAGGAGTGAATTGGTCTACAGGAAGACCTCGGGTTTTGAATAAGGATAAGatttggttgggggggggggggttgttttAGGTGGATATCTATAGTTTGACAAGCTGCGTTTCATTACATATATGCTTTTGCCTTGTTTTGAAGTAACTTCATTTCAAGAAATCACATCTATACATTTATTCTAAACATTGGGCCATAGGTTTTGAGAGTTTTCTGTTTGACAGTcaggatttgaaatattttggattttgattgaaGCTGAACCCTGTGGCCCGTTTGTTTGATAGGGTTTTCCTGGGGT
Protein-coding regions in this window:
- the LOC122070398 gene encoding adenosylhomocysteinase codes for the protein MALVVEKTSAGREYKVKDLSQADFGRLELELAEVEMPGLMSCRSEFGPAQPFKGARITGSLHMTIQTAVLIETLTALGAEVRWCSCNIFSTQDHAAAAIARDSAAVFAWKGETLEEYWWCTERALDWGAGGGPDLIVDDGGDATLLIHEGVKAEDEFEKTGKLPDPASTDNAEFQIVLRIIRDGLATDPKKYNKMKQRLVGVSEETTTGVKRLYQMQANGTLLFPAINVNDSVTKSKFDNLYGCRHSLPDGLMRATDVMIAGKVAVVAGYGDVGKGCAAALKQAGARVIVTEIDPICALQALMEGIMVQTLEDVVSEADIFVTTTGNKDIIMVDDMRKMKNNAIVCNIGHFDNEIDMHGLETFPGVKRITIKPQTDRWVFPDTNSGIIVLAEGRLMNLGCATGHPSFVMSCSFTNQVIAQLELWNEKSSGKYEKKVYVLPKHLDEKVAALHLGKLGAKLTKLTPDQADYISVPVEGPYKPPHYRY